One Mycobacterium marseillense DNA window includes the following coding sequences:
- the alr gene encoding alanine racemase, with amino-acid sequence MNGRAAAPISLTPGLLAEALVDLGAIAHNVRLLCEQAGGARVMAVVKADGYGHGAAQTARAALAAGAAELGVATVDEALALRADGLSAPVLAWLHPPGIDFAPALLADIQIAVSSERQLDELLDAVRRTGRTATVTVKVDTGLNRNGVAPADYPSMLTALRRAVAENAIVLRGLMSHMVYADQPANPVNDLQAQRFTDMLAVARDQGVSYEAAHLSNSSATMSRPDLAFDMVRPGIAVYGLSPVPELGDMGLIPAMTVKCPVALVKSIRAGDSVSYGHTWTAQRDTTLALLPVGYADGVFRSLGNRLEVLINGRRRPGVGRICMDQFVVDLGPGPTDVDEGDEAILFGPGANGEPTAQDWADLLGTIHYEVVTSPRGRITRTYREARTVEP; translated from the coding sequence ATGAACGGGCGGGCCGCTGCGCCGATATCCCTGACCCCGGGCCTCCTCGCCGAGGCCCTGGTCGACCTGGGCGCCATCGCGCACAACGTGCGGCTGCTGTGCGAGCAGGCCGGCGGCGCGCGGGTGATGGCAGTCGTCAAGGCCGACGGCTACGGCCACGGAGCCGCCCAGACGGCACGCGCCGCGCTGGCCGCGGGCGCGGCCGAGCTGGGGGTCGCCACCGTCGACGAGGCGCTGGCGCTGCGCGCCGACGGGCTCAGCGCGCCGGTGCTGGCATGGCTGCACCCGCCCGGCATCGACTTCGCGCCCGCGCTGCTGGCCGACATCCAGATCGCCGTGTCGTCGGAGCGTCAGCTCGACGAGCTGCTGGACGCGGTGCGCCGCACGGGCCGGACCGCGACCGTCACCGTCAAGGTCGACACCGGGCTGAATCGCAATGGCGTAGCGCCGGCGGACTACCCGTCGATGCTGACGGCCCTGCGCCGCGCCGTCGCCGAGAACGCCATCGTGCTGCGCGGCCTGATGTCCCACATGGTGTACGCCGATCAACCCGCCAACCCGGTCAACGACCTTCAGGCCCAACGGTTTACCGACATGCTGGCCGTCGCGCGCGATCAGGGGGTGTCCTACGAGGCGGCGCACCTGTCGAACTCGTCGGCCACCATGTCACGTCCCGACCTGGCCTTCGACATGGTGCGTCCGGGCATCGCGGTCTACGGACTGAGCCCGGTGCCCGAGCTCGGCGACATGGGACTGATCCCGGCCATGACGGTGAAATGCCCGGTGGCACTGGTGAAGTCGATTCGCGCGGGCGACAGCGTGTCCTACGGGCACACCTGGACCGCGCAGCGCGACACGACGCTCGCGTTGCTGCCCGTCGGCTACGCCGACGGCGTCTTCCGTTCCCTGGGTAACCGCCTCGAGGTGTTGATCAACGGCAGGCGCCGACCGGGCGTCGGCCGGATCTGCATGGACCAGTTCGTGGTCGACCTCGGCCCCGGCCCCACTGATGTCGACGAGGGCGACGAGGCGATCCTGTTCGGGCCCGGCGCAAACGGCGAGCCTACCGCCCAGGATTGGGCCGATCTGCTCGGCACCATCCACTACGAAGTGGTGACCAGCCCCCGCGGGCGCATCACCAGGACCTACCGCGAGGCGCGAACCGTTGAGCCGTGA